The following are from one region of the Dreissena polymorpha isolate Duluth1 chromosome 2, UMN_Dpol_1.0, whole genome shotgun sequence genome:
- the LOC127865906 gene encoding uncharacterized protein LOC127865906 has protein sequence MHNTKNTGEKRKCLKDFSLKGIPDAIAKEITCLVETAKIAKDDIDDYFCVTVKNMWEMCSHGQCVQFFKNLQHKNLSHVRSKSRYICSAMRAIINNSHREMFTDLGVRDSRPQWTSIDNGQWSQDRSRNLYRLHTDHQRDRWNTFRISHRERSHPYPSATALRERRGPADVECKERSQQQPGWQGNDALFKHQVNCLSGKMVPRVDRGFVRINNSCLRERSINSFSVRISDYSVNNQFTLNEQKLSQKGLFVNNIQSNQGLCAEQCKRFDQMPGVEPQWTVEEEMCRGIVPSSQELQPVSQQIPMSLLVLPPPPPPPVSPVIPVTSGTHSCPNYGEGNCVAFKMACSVMQPNMRHSKAAPSLLVRNQPVFATGVPLSESGEDCNRHLTGPDCENTYIPPVEAQDEDIRQALPVSQSTTSIGKTLSGAVANSRNTHSDMHAVNSYASFEHTNIQDMNSKSSKESGNESVAERVCETPRSYFEPLALSVELIPLPSQYDKHCAHGTDIERSCSRRDCWEKDKNMFRPWESQSNSLKTNRDNCDHGRFLCKSNTTSKCDWPVEMNNEQQRVIKSKTEVHNRSAVDTGERKMDQTHKASLSKSSDSSRKEYDHISRNEDAKTQISRENTCVQKADSTSKKAFKRKSDGTRGSKKGLKPIDICQKYKLSSVGMPSIDTRLCSLSTAAYPRVNTSFGSLSTVARPSICLRNNIIESYREFKLTSELFALGKVDKNMRNYHLSQAKSESSNSLKRKKEHDIPFSLDSKKLKVNTTDKEIDFRSIPVSLNSEKATKQTNKDGRYVSRESKLQAMHPKLRHKLPENRSFVCQDSIDTVKKFVGDGDATVRELSRRANVTSSNEIDKSLKIGKDRKLEERSFNGNKNRERFVHISLDKFELKTKLKSTARSSNPNKKVPDIRLTDLKLHLLDKGCQAAKKGLLMRWKSKAADQEDDKMAEKSVDTTTCEFELAKSQDTSERVKPITDTLVDTSACSAENIASLFGAELEVGNFDGSQSSKAVIEAPSSFSLQSSTSRAISQSLHGMIISNTERCKSSVEKERCTENVLDICDSTGLVEGIDKSDLDDTHEVNECIIYTGSSSTGTETSSCMILKSAEAFGQSNGSNESPQPVVANECTFQVAKQLVFEVNACNPEYEQVVNDRKLDKAVCYNQLELDQTKLENNCTSEIVCETTLINEDEKYLQARKELSSINQLPNKSDCKMLPPLLPLCGSSSSVWYCPTLEDFCNYRKSMVERIQADGGDGKFQTEDILSSPEQTSLSDNQQKACATTTKIIETETSKENLTTEIYTATPLHESSFDTSCSYGEEVLNASISSSNSSKSENVNCSQNETQTKDSIFDKNRHAMFSAAENDDFLNLAESNDEILENIVLNMYEDSNLIQDLSDDFAKGDNFEFNDFHDKPETSAADLESVMPNSNPEHEASEDPVEIQKLSEGYEKGFALSECDGFTLQFNRNNAGADSFRNQHNESNDQQENIPSKRRHPKFEKKFPFSLPKAKAKPSELELLASAEKFLQDFDKKNKRTRHESKRVDQSQNECQPSECVKESKNTKGSQIKDEPVKRVTRTHTATMKNKQSKNIVGWEDSSGGKGISDTRGPKETKNTAKSKKDDASKKTVEKDLVALPKLPTLKLKSLKHINQKKMWSFKEATNIKSTESAISNKEDDTMSDSGMMKNSKKSRTEMEQCGGGKSDPDNDSRNSNQSADSEDLNEKKKQFLSQVLTCKVCGLVGERKEEVDQHYLRQHPGWCLSCSKLFESVELLNLHKKRNHDVLICCGVCNSVFCYKAHYMRHMTSSIHAKNLKEFQKRRQQQQRGLLHTVTISSDDENGEESHPRNVNHEEETIKRKFDIKDGKKTLKKQKTHEKDPKLHKNAAKRVFDPKGETTEDGLVLCLACQKYYKYFNKHLKSQMHENNVNSIVIEDSDESELDEENEDKSIEKEIDEVISLKSSPHASETSCTYNSDATDWEDGSAEQSQHSGTLNCGMDSENVLEEGCYDVVQNRNILKLKLRPVNTVDLIKARDHKAKMCSPALLIKNISADMNNNEHCQIYRFPSDREEKDTSVSTNKIDINIVKSAGSNVIEIIDNLAADNSDTEMIFEGVDMDCSKHFYSYHDNDIDQDCMYTCSSAVDDPILEGFCVIENVETLSKESFRLDGNNESAGNRCGLDPLVDVSTDTGEMIEMLAQQIEQNLPRTSL, from the exons ATGCATAATACAAAGAACACAGGCGagaaaagaaaatgtttaaag gaCTTTAGTTTGAAAGGAATACCAGACGCTATTGCCAAGGAGATAACATGCCTAGTTGAAACTGCTAAAATTGCCAAAGATGACATTGATGATTACTTCTGTGTCACAGTCAAAAACATGTGGGAAATGTGCTCTCATGGCCAGTGTGTACAATTTTTTAAG aATCTGCAACATAAAAACCTGTCCCATGTCCGGTCCAAAAGTCGCTACATTTGTTCTGCAATGAG AGCCATCATAAACAACAGTCATCGAGAGATGTTCACAGACCTAGGTGTCAGGGACTCTAGACCGCAATGGACATCAATTGACAATGGACAATGGTCTCAAGACAGGTCAAGAAACCTATACAGACTGCATACAGATCACCAGAGGGATAGATGGAACACATTTCGCATCTCACATCGTGAACGGTCACATCCATATCCGTCTGCGACAGCGTTAAGAGAACGTAGAGGACCAGCAGATGTTGAATGCAAGGAGAGGTCTCAGCAGCAGCCAGGTTGGCAAGGCAACGATGCGTTGTTTAAACATCAAGTGAACTGTCTGTCAGGAAAGATGGTACCTCGAGTTGATCGTGGCTTTGTTAGAATAAACAACAGCTGCCTTAGAGAAAGGAGTATAAACAGTTTTTCTGTTAGGATCAGTGATTATTCTGTAAATAATCAATTTACCCTGAATGAGCAAAAACTATCACAGAAAGGTTTATTTGTCAACAATATACAATCTAACCAAGGTTTGTGCGCAGAACAATGTAAGAGGTTTGACCAGATGCCTGGAGTAGAACCACAGTGGACTGTGGAAGAAGAAATGTGTCGTGGGATTGTGCCATCATCACAAGAACTTCAGCCAGTCTCACAGCAAATTCCCATGTCCCTATTGGTATtgccaccaccacctccacctcCAGTATCCCCTGTGATCCCTGTAACTTCTGGGACCCACTCCTGCCCTAACTATGGTGAAGGTAACTGTGTAGCTTTTAAGATGGCTTGTTCTGTGATGCAACCAAACATGAGGCATTCAAAAGCTGCTCCAAGTTTATTAGTTCGGAACCAACCAGTTTTTGCTACAGGCGTGCCTCTGTCAGAATCAGGTGAAGATTGTAACAGGCATTTAACTGGACCAGATTGTGAGAACACATACATTCCACCAGTGGAAGCTCAGGATGAAGATATTAGACAGGCTCTTCCTGTTAGCCAATCCACCACAAGTATAGGTAAAACATTGTCAGGAGCTGTAGCAAATTCCAGGAACACTCATTCAGACATGCATGCTGTGAATTCTTACGCATCATTTGAACACACAAACATTCAAGACATGAACAGTAAAAGCAGTAAAGAGAGTGGTAATGAATCTGTCGCAGAACGTGTCTGTGAGACACCCAGGTCTTATTTCGAACCTTTGGCTTTGTCTGTAGAACTAATTCCTTTGCCTAGTCAGTATGATAAGCACTGTGCTCATGGTACAGATATTGAAAGAAGTTGTTCTCGTAGGGATTGCTGGGAAAAAGATAAAAACATGTTTCGGCCTTGGGAATCACAGTCAaatagtttaaaaacaaacaGGGATAATTGCGATCATGGTAGATTTTTGTGTAAAAGTAATACAACTTCAAAATGTGATTGGCCAGTTGAGATGAATAATGAGCAACAACGtgtaataaaaagtaaaacagaGGTACATAATAGATCAGCTGTTGATACTGGCGAAAGAAAAATGGACCAGACACATAAAGCTTCCCTCTCAAAGTCATCTGATAGCAGCCGAAAGGAATATGACCACATATCAAGAAATGAAGATGCAAAAACACAAATTTCACGAGAAAATACATGTGTACAAAAAGCTGATTCCACATCAAAAAAAGCTTTCAAACGTAAATCTGATGGAACCAGAGGAAGTAAAAAGGGCCTAAAGCCAATTGATATCTGCCAGAAATACAAGCTTAGTTCAGTTGGAATGCCATCTATTGACACAAGGTTATGTTCCTTGAGTACCGCAGCTTACCCAAGAGTAAATACATCTTTTGGTTCACTCTCCACTGTTGCAAGACCAAGCATTTGTCTTCGTAATAATATCATTGAATCATACAGAGAGTTCAAATTAACTTCGGAACTTTTTGCATTAGGAAAGGTAGACAAAAACATGAGGAATTATCATCTTTCTCAGGCAAAATCTGAGTCATCAAATAGTTTGAAGAGAAAGAAAGAACATGACATTCCTTTCAGTTTGGATTCAAAGAAGTTGAAAGTTAACACAACTGATAAAGAAATTGATTTCAGGTCCATACCAGTGTCTTTAAATTCCGAAAAGGCTACAAAGCAAACAAACAAGGATGGACGTTATGTTTCCAGGGAATCAAAATTACAAGCTATGCATCCAAAATTGCGCCATAAATTGCCAGAAAACAGATCATTTGTATGCCAAGATAGTATTGACACAGTTAAGAAGTTTGTTGGAGATGGAGATGCGACAGTGCGTGAATTGTCAAGAAGAGCCAATGTGACTAGTTCAAATGAGATTGACAAGTCACTTAAGATAGGCAAAGATAGGAAATTGGAAGAGAGGAGTTTCAATGGAAATAAAAACCGCGAAAGGTTTGTTCATATATCACTGGACAAGTTTGAGCTGAAGACAAAACTAAAGTCTACTGCAAGATCTAGTAATCCCAATAAGAAAGTACCTGATATTAGACTCACcgatttaaaattacatttactCGATAAAGGTTGCCAAGCTGCTAAGAAAGGGTTATTAATGAGGTGGAAATCAAAAGCTGCAGATCAGGAGGATGACAAGATGGCGGAAAAATCTGTTGACACAACCACCTGTGAATTTGAATTGGCTAAATCCCAAGACACTTCTGAACGTGTTAAGCCAATAACTGATACTTTGGTTGATACCTCTGCATGTTCTGCAGAAAACATTGCGTCACTGTTTGGAGCTGAATTAGAAGTGGGCAATTTTGATGGAAGCCAATCCTCGAAAGCTGTGATTGAGGCACCCAGTTCCTTTTCATTACAATCGTCTACAAGCAGGGCAATATCACAGAGTTTACATGGTATGATAATATCCAATACTGAAAGGTGTAAAAGTTCAGTGGAGAAGGAAAGATGTACTGAAAATGTTCTTGATATTTGTGACAGTACTGGCTTAGTTGAAGGCATTGACAAGAGTGATTTAGATGACACACATGAAGTTAATGAGTGCATAATTTATACCGGTTCTTCAAGTACTGGAACTGAAACAAGTAGTTGTATGATCCTGAAATCTGCTGAAGCTTTTGGCCAGTCAAATGGGTCAAATGAGAGTCCTCAACCAGTGGTTGCTAATGAATGCACATTTCAGGTTGCCAAACAATTAGTATTTGAAGTTAATGCATGTAATCCTGAATATGAACAAGTGGTAAATGATAGAAAATTAGACAAAGCTGTTTGTTATAATCAGTTGGAGTTAGATCAGACCAAACTGGAAAACAATTGTACATCAGAAATTGTATGTGAAACAACTCTCATTAATGAAGATGAAAAATATTTGCAAGCAAGGAAAGAGTTGTCAAGTATTAACCAACTACCCAACAAGTCAGATTGTAAAATGCTTCCACCCCTTTTGCCTTTATGTGGCTCTAGCTCCAGTGTTTGGTACTGTCCAACTCTAGAGGATTTCTGCAACTATAGAAAGTCAATGGTAGAACGGATACAAGCAGATGGGGGAGATGGTAAGTTTCAAACTGAAGACATTCTTTCAAGCCCAGAGCAAACAAGTTTGTCTGATAATCAACAAAAGGCATGTGCAACAACAACTAAAATTATTGAAACAGAAACGAGTAAAGAAAACCTTACCACAGAGATATATACTGCAACACCTTTGCATGAAAGTTCTTTTGATACTTCATGCTCATATGGAGAAGAGGTCTTGAATGCTTCAATAAGTAGTTCCAACTCGAGCAAATCTGAAAATGTCAACTGTTCTCAaaatgaaacacaaacaaaagaCAGTATTTTTGACAAGAATAGGCATGCCATGTTCAGTGCTGCTGAAAATGATGATTTCTTAAACTTGGCTGAATCTAATGATGAGATTCTTGAAAACATTGTTCTCAATATGTATGAAGACTCCAATTTAATCCAAGACCTGTCTGATGACTTTGCTAAAGGTGATAACTTTGAATTCAATGATTTTCATGATAAACCAGAAACTTCAGCAGCTGATCTTGAGTCTGTTATGCCAAACAGTAATCCTGAACACGAAGCAAGTGAGGATCCAGTTGAAATCCAAAAATTGAGTGAAGGGTATGAAAAGGGTTTTGCTTTATCTGAATGTGATGGATTTACATTGCAATTCAATAGAAATAATGCTGGTGCAGATTCCTTTAGAAATCAACACAATGAATCTAATGACCAACAAGAGAACATTCCTTCAAAAAGAAGGCATCCTAAATTTGAAAAGAAATTCCCGTTTAGTTTGCCTAAAGCAAAAGCAAAACCAAGTGAGCTAGAGCTGCTGGCATCTGCTGAAAAATTCTTACAGGATTTTGACAAAAAGAACAAAAGAACCCGCCATGAAAGCAAAAGGGTGGATCAATCACAAAATGAATGTCAACCTTCAGAATGTGTTAAGGAATCTAAGAATACCAAGGGGAGCCAAATAAAGGATGAGCCAGTCAAAAGAGTGACCAGAACACATACTGCTACTATGAAGAACAAACAGTCAAAAAATATAGTTGGATGGGAAGATTCATCTGGTGGAAAAGGTATCAGTGATACAAGAGGTCCTAAAGAAACGAAAAATACAGCCAAAAGTAAAAAAGATGATGCATCTAAGAAGACAGTTGAGAAAGATTTGGTAGCTCTACCAAAACTAccaacattaaaattaaaatcactTAAGCATATCAACCAAAAGAAGATGTGGTCATTCAAAGAAGCTACCAATATTAAGTCAACAGAATCTGCTATCTCAAACAAAGAGGACGACACAATGTCAGATTCAGGTATGATGAAAAATTCTAAGAAGTCCAGAACAGAGATGGAACAATGTGGTGGTGGAAAATCAGACCCTGATAATGACTCAAGAAATAGTAACCAAAGTGCTGATTCAGAGGACCTAAATGAAAAGAAGAAGCAGTTTCTGTCTCAGGTGCTTACGTGTAAAGTGTGTGGCCTTGTAGGAGAGCGCAAGGAGGAGGTTGACCAGCACTACCTGCGGCAGCATCCTGGCTGGTGCCTGTCCTGCAGCAAGCTGTTTGAATCAGTG GAACTGCTGAATCTTCACAAAAAGCGTAACCATGACGTTTTAATCTGCTGTGGTGTCTGCAATTCTGTCTTCTGCTACAAGGCTCACTACATGCGCCACATGACATCTTCCATTCATGCCAAGAACCTAAAAGAGTTCCAAAAACGTCGTCAGCAGCAGCAACGAGGCTTGTTGCACACTGTAACCATCAGCAGCGATGATGAAAATGGAGAAGAGAGCCATCCTAGAAATGTGAACCATGAAGAAGAGACAATCAAGAGAAAATTTGATATTAAGGATGGAAAAAAGACGCTAAAGAAACAGAAGACTCACGAGAAGGACCCAAAGTTACATAAAAATGCTGCTAAGAGAGTTTTTGATCCAAAGGGTGAGACAACTGAGGATGGTTTAGTATTATGTTTAGCTTgtcagaaatattataaatatttcaacaagCATTTGAAATCCCAGATGCACGAGAACAATGTGAATTCGATTGTTATTGAAGACAGCGATGAAAGTGAACTTGATGAAGAAAATGAAGATAAAAGCATAGAGAAAGAAATAGATGAGGTCATCTCATTGAAATCTAGCCCACATGCATCAGAGACATCTTGCACATATAATTCAGATGCTACAGATTGGGAAGATGGTTCAGCTGAACAGTCTCAGCATTCAGGGACTTTGAACTGTGGAATGGATAGTGAAAATG TGCTGGAGGAGGGATGCTATGATGTCGTTCAGAATCGCAACATCctgaaattaaaactaagaccTGTTAACACAGTTGATCTCATTAAGGCTAGAGACCACAAGGCCAAAATGTGCAGTCCTGCGTTACTAATCAAAAACATCTCTGCAGACATGAACAATAATGAGCATTGTCAGATTTACAGGTTTCCAAGTGATAGAGAAGAAAAAGATACGTCAGTCAGTACCAACAAAATAGATATAAACATAGTAAAAAGTGCGGGATCTAATGTTATTGAAATTATAGATAATCTTGCAGCAGACAACAGTGACACAGAAATGATCTTCGAAGGCGTTGACATGGACTGCTCCAAACATTTCTATTCGTATCATGACAATGACATTGATCAGGATTGTATGTACACATGCAGTAGTGCGGTAGATGATCCAATCCTAGAAGGGTTCTGTGTGATTGAGAATGTTGAGACTTTGAGTAAGGAGAGTTTTAGACTTGATGGTAACAACGAATCAGCTGGGAACAGGTGTGGCCTTGATCCCTTAGTGGATGTCAGTACAGACACAGGTGAAATGATTGAAATGTTAGCACAACAAATTGAACAGAATTTACCAAGAACGAGCTTGTAA